A single Novosphingobium sp. SL115 DNA region contains:
- a CDS encoding thiamine pyrophosphate-dependent dehydrogenase E1 component subunit alpha → MQLSREALLRAYRQMKVIREFEERLHVDIQTGEIAGFTHLYCGQEAVAVGVCEHLSVEDKIVSTHRGHGHCLAKGCDVNGMMKEIWGSREGLCKGKGGSMHIADVDKGMLGANGIVGAGSPIGVGAGIACKIDGKGHVAITFSGDGACNQGTTFEAMNMAVVTKAATIFVFENNHYSEHTGFEYAVGTNKDIASRAEAFGMKVWRGDGTDFFSVFETMREVLEYVRVPGNGPAAVEFDTERFFGHFEGDPQRYRGPGELDRIRAERDCLKKFRESVTQAKLLTDADLDALDAEVLEAIEESVRQAKAADRPTAEDVLTDVYISY, encoded by the coding sequence ATGCAGCTGAGCCGCGAGGCGCTATTGCGCGCCTATCGCCAGATGAAGGTGATCCGCGAATTCGAGGAACGCCTGCACGTCGATATTCAGACCGGTGAAATCGCCGGGTTCACCCACCTTTACTGCGGGCAGGAAGCCGTTGCCGTGGGTGTGTGCGAACATCTTTCGGTCGAAGACAAGATCGTCTCCACCCATCGCGGCCATGGTCACTGCCTTGCCAAGGGCTGTGACGTGAACGGCATGATGAAAGAAATCTGGGGCAGCCGCGAAGGCCTGTGCAAAGGCAAGGGCGGTTCCATGCACATTGCCGATGTCGACAAGGGCATGCTGGGCGCCAACGGCATTGTCGGTGCAGGTTCACCCATCGGCGTCGGCGCGGGCATTGCCTGCAAGATCGATGGCAAGGGCCACGTCGCCATCACCTTTTCGGGCGACGGCGCGTGCAACCAGGGCACCACGTTCGAAGCCATGAACATGGCGGTCGTGACCAAGGCCGCCACGATCTTCGTGTTTGAAAACAACCACTATTCCGAACACACCGGGTTCGAATACGCGGTTGGCACCAACAAGGACATCGCCAGCCGCGCCGAAGCATTCGGCATGAAGGTGTGGCGCGGTGACGGCACCGATTTCTTCAGCGTGTTCGAAACCATGCGCGAAGTGCTGGAATATGTCCGCGTCCCTGGCAATGGTCCGGCAGCGGTGGAATTTGATACCGAACGCTTCTTCGGCCACTTCGAAGGCGATCCGCAGCGCTATCGCGGCCCCGGCGAACTTGACCGCATCCGTGCAGAACGCGACTGCCTGAAAAAGTTCCGCGAGAGCGTAACACAGGCCAAGCTGCTGACAGACGCAGACCTCGACGCGCTCGACGCCGAAGTGCTTGAAGCCATCGAAGAATCGGTCCGCCAGGCCAAGGCCGCTGACCGTCCCACCGCCGAAGACGTCCTTACCGACGTCTATATTTCGTACTGA
- a CDS encoding MFS transporter yields MDSNAPGRFGTVDSAHSGSVGRAWLTVATLFLAQIVSTIDRGMLALVIDPVRADLGISEMQIALLQGFAFSIFYVTVGLPLGAVADAVNRRKLLLAGIAVWSAATVAGGFAAGFGSMFASRLFIGVGEAVLGPCAVTMISDLFPPERRGRPMALYVFGSMIAFGLGSLICGLILDLAPQGAFAGLPVIGKLAPWRIAFVLVGLSGVVLLALLATLREPPRTVAAAAPGHEKLSFGQGMRAMGRQYRLFVPYYLALALFAVGGVVATGWGAVFLTRIFAYDIGSAGKALGLAQVLWAALGVVAAGIVVDRVGRRFGVAGRMRLAAGLTVLALPSALPQFAGSGTMAIVMLGELMFVMAIYGTTMLSVLSEIAPPSLRGFAVALYAFVMTLIGGSLGPVAVAWLTQSVFADPQAVGWSMAIVGTLAFTLSALLAFVAAAQFQAIRKVT; encoded by the coding sequence ATGGATTCCAATGCCCCTGGCCGTTTCGGCACGGTGGATAGCGCGCATTCCGGATCGGTGGGCCGCGCATGGCTTACCGTGGCCACGCTGTTTCTTGCCCAAATCGTTTCGACGATCGACCGGGGTATGCTGGCGCTGGTGATCGATCCGGTACGGGCAGACCTTGGCATCAGCGAAATGCAGATTGCGCTGTTGCAGGGTTTTGCCTTCTCCATCTTCTATGTCACGGTCGGCCTGCCGCTGGGCGCGGTGGCCGATGCGGTGAACCGGCGCAAGCTGTTGCTGGCGGGGATTGCGGTGTGGAGCGCGGCGACTGTCGCCGGGGGCTTTGCCGCCGGGTTCGGGTCGATGTTCGCATCGCGCCTGTTCATCGGCGTGGGCGAAGCGGTGCTGGGACCGTGCGCGGTGACGATGATAAGCGACCTGTTCCCACCCGAACGCCGGGGCCGCCCGATGGCGCTTTATGTGTTCGGCAGCATGATCGCGTTCGGTTTGGGGTCGCTGATCTGCGGGCTGATCCTTGATCTGGCGCCGCAGGGCGCGTTTGCGGGCCTGCCGGTGATCGGCAAGCTTGCGCCGTGGCGCATCGCCTTTGTGCTGGTAGGGTTGAGCGGGGTCGTGCTGCTGGCTTTGCTGGCCACGCTGCGCGAACCGCCGCGCACGGTTGCTGCCGCTGCGCCGGGACATGAAAAGCTGTCCTTCGGACAGGGGATGCGCGCCATGGGCCGCCAGTATAGGCTGTTCGTGCCCTATTATCTGGCGCTGGCGCTGTTCGCGGTAGGGGGCGTAGTGGCGACGGGCTGGGGCGCGGTGTTCCTGACGCGGATATTTGCCTATGACATCGGCTCTGCCGGCAAGGCGCTGGGCCTTGCGCAAGTGCTGTGGGCGGCGCTGGGCGTGGTTGCAGCGGGTATTGTGGTGGACCGCGTGGGGCGGCGCTTTGGCGTGGCTGGGCGGATGCGGCTGGCGGCGGGGCTTACCGTGCTGGCACTGCCATCGGCCTTGCCGCAATTTGCCGGCAGCGGCACCATGGCCATCGTCATGCTGGGTGAACTGATGTTCGTCATGGCCATTTACGGCACCACCATGCTGTCGGTCCTGTCTGAAATTGCCCCGCCATCGCTGCGCGGCTTTGCCGTGGCGCTTTATGCTTTCGTGATGACGCTGATCGGCGGGTCGCTGGGACCGGTGGCGGTGGCATGGCTGACGCAATCGGTCTTTGCCGATCCGCAGGCCGTCGGCTGGTCGATGGCGATTGTCGGCACGCTGGCCTTCACCCTTTCGGCGCTGCTGGCCTTTGTCGCTGCGGCACAGTTTCAAGCAATCAGGAAGGTGACGTGA
- a CDS encoding LysR family transcriptional regulator has protein sequence MNLVQLKRMIAIYECGSLRKASKAIGITQPALTLSIKQLEEEFNTSLFERGPSGVQPTAMCEKLVVRARLMLAEERRIVKELTEADRHPRLAVGIHPVLVSEWLTRTLRRFIDQSPPVDLWVRDGYTTQLMAMLSAGDLDFAFCGLPVDFSDEAFDFEPLFRRDYAIVARADHPIFSDTGRLPNEGQGGHIWAQLSAYDTIDPLETREFTDMIGRFGYSRDNKIVRVSSAALHRSLIIDGGLVGMIACDSVAAELASGTLRRLEGSEIGAPAFGFVTLQGRYETRLIRQLKAVIRAACS, from the coding sequence ATGAACCTTGTCCAGCTCAAGCGGATGATCGCCATTTATGAATGCGGCAGCCTGCGCAAGGCGTCCAAGGCCATCGGCATTACCCAACCCGCGCTGACGCTGTCGATCAAGCAGCTTGAGGAGGAATTCAACACCAGCCTGTTCGAACGCGGGCCATCGGGGGTGCAGCCCACCGCGATGTGCGAAAAGTTGGTGGTGCGCGCGCGGCTGATGCTGGCCGAAGAACGCCGCATCGTGAAAGAACTGACCGAGGCGGATCGCCACCCGCGCCTTGCCGTGGGCATTCACCCGGTGCTGGTGTCCGAGTGGCTTACCCGCACGTTGCGCCGCTTTATCGATCAAAGCCCGCCGGTGGACCTGTGGGTGCGCGATGGTTACACCACGCAGCTTATGGCCATGCTTTCGGCGGGCGATCTGGACTTTGCGTTCTGCGGGCTGCCGGTGGATTTCAGCGACGAAGCCTTTGATTTCGAACCGCTGTTCCGGCGCGATTACGCCATCGTTGCGCGCGCCGATCATCCAATTTTTTCAGATACGGGGCGCTTGCCAAATGAGGGGCAGGGCGGGCACATATGGGCGCAGCTTAGCGCCTATGACACGATAGACCCGCTGGAAACGCGCGAATTTACCGACATGATCGGCCGCTTTGGTTATTCACGCGATAACAAGATCGTGCGGGTATCATCCGCAGCGCTGCACCGTTCGCTCATCATCGATGGTGGGCTGGTGGGGATGATCGCGTGCGACAGCGTGGCGGCAGAGCTTGCCAGCGGCACTTTGCGGCGGCTGGAAGGATCGGAAATCGGCGCTCCGGCCTTTGGCTTCGTCACATTGCAGGGCCGCTATGAAACGCGCCTGATCCGCCAGTTGAAAGCGGTCATCCGCGCGGCGTGCTCTTAG
- a CDS encoding VOC family protein translates to MTRPITALGPVGQLAYLPQDFDAAVKYWTETMGVGPFYLMENVALGEAKYKGVPTGAVFSIAIAYWGDVQIELIRPENREPSIYSGEYAVTDQLHHICIFVDSIAEARAACAEAGAEILVEGKVGEDGEVIYVDPGSGPGHVIELLQNMTGADAIFQMIKDASVNWDGSEPLRKLG, encoded by the coding sequence ATGACCCGCCCCATCACCGCGCTCGGCCCGGTCGGCCAGCTTGCATACCTGCCGCAAGATTTTGATGCGGCGGTAAAATACTGGACCGAAACGATGGGCGTCGGCCCGTTCTACCTGATGGAGAACGTGGCCCTTGGCGAAGCGAAATACAAAGGCGTGCCCACCGGCGCGGTCTTTTCCATCGCCATCGCATACTGGGGCGATGTGCAGATCGAACTGATCCGCCCGGAAAACCGCGAACCGTCGATCTATAGCGGCGAATACGCGGTGACCGACCAGTTGCACCACATCTGCATCTTCGTCGATTCCATTGCCGAAGCGCGGGCCGCCTGTGCTGAAGCCGGGGCGGAAATTCTGGTCGAAGGCAAAGTAGGTGAAGACGGCGAAGTGATCTATGTCGATCCGGGTTCAGGACCGGGGCATGTGATCGAACTGCTACAAAACATGACCGGCGCCGACGCCATCTTCCAGATGATCAAGGACGCATCGGTCAACTGGGACGGAAGCGAGCCTTTGCGCAAGCTGGGCTGA
- a CDS encoding alpha-ketoacid dehydrogenase subunit beta, whose translation MAKMMYRDAVVSTIAEEMERDENVVCLGEDIVGGMGTPGGPEAIGGIWSTSTGLFGKFGADRVIDTPISESAIMGAAAGLALSGKRPIAELMFADFIGVSLDQIWNQLAKFRYMFGGKTKCPAVIRMAYGAGYNAAAQHSQAVHQILTGMPGLKVVMPTTPADVKGLLRTAIRDDDPVIFLEHKALYGVSGEVPDDPEYMIPFGHARLSRAGQDVTIVSTGLLLGFCEAVADKLAAEGIGCDVIDLRTTSPIDEETILDSVEVTGRLIVVDEAPPRCSLAADICATVANKAFASLKAPPQAINPPHTPIPFARELESAYLPSIDKIEAAVRKVLSYR comes from the coding sequence ATGGCAAAGATGATGTATCGCGACGCCGTCGTATCGACGATCGCAGAAGAAATGGAGCGCGACGAAAACGTCGTTTGCTTGGGCGAAGATATCGTTGGCGGCATGGGCACGCCCGGCGGGCCTGAAGCCATCGGCGGCATCTGGTCCACCTCAACCGGCCTGTTCGGCAAATTCGGCGCGGACCGCGTGATCGATACGCCGATTTCGGAAAGCGCCATCATGGGCGCGGCAGCGGGCCTTGCGCTTTCGGGCAAACGCCCGATTGCCGAACTGATGTTTGCCGACTTCATAGGTGTTTCGCTGGACCAGATCTGGAACCAGTTGGCCAAGTTCCGCTATATGTTCGGTGGCAAGACCAAGTGCCCTGCAGTCATCCGCATGGCCTATGGCGCGGGCTATAACGCGGCGGCACAGCACAGCCAGGCCGTCCACCAGATCCTGACCGGGATGCCCGGCCTCAAGGTCGTCATGCCCACCACGCCTGCTGACGTGAAGGGCCTGCTGCGCACCGCCATCCGCGATGATGATCCGGTGATTTTCCTTGAACACAAGGCGCTTTACGGCGTTTCAGGCGAAGTGCCGGATGACCCGGAATACATGATCCCGTTCGGCCATGCCCGCCTTTCGCGCGCCGGGCAGGACGTGACCATCGTCTCCACCGGCCTGCTTCTGGGGTTCTGCGAAGCGGTTGCCGACAAGCTGGCCGCAGAAGGCATCGGTTGCGACGTGATCGACCTTCGCACCACCAGCCCGATTGACGAGGAAACCATCCTCGATTCCGTCGAAGTGACCGGCCGCCTGATCGTGGTTGACGAAGCGCCCCCGCGTTGCAGCCTTGCCGCCGATATCTGCGCCACGGTCGCCAACAAGGCCTTTGCCAGCCTGAAAGCGCCGCCGCAGGCGATCAATCCGCCGCACACCCCCATCCCGTTCGCGCGTGAGCTGGAATCTGCCTACCTCCCTTCGATCGACAAGATCGAAGCGGCGGTACGCAAGGTTCTAAGCTACCGTTGA
- a CDS encoding TonB-dependent receptor, protein MALIATPALAQNAQANAQADDQPASGIADIVVTANRTESLASKTPIALTAVSGEALVSQGITNPTALAETVPNLSIDRANGLQITIRGVTSTDGTEKGDPSAAFMLDGVYIARPQVQEVSFFDIGRVEVLRGPQGTLYGRNTTAGVVNVLSAKPKLGEFGGSLDLTYGNYDTLQATGVLNVPVSETIALRAAVNYDRRDSYLRAGTGFTTKLSPFKDNLSFRGSALFDLGGGELVIRGDYSNIDGQNINSLPLTNVYSNVTTNFVNPTYIGGDKSSGALRTLNVPSNFDAARNNNTWGVMADFSYDLGPVSVNYLGSYREFERHEDGINIRSLGARAIATRFDGGYWQQSHELRFSTNGDGPLKAQVGGYYFQEKSGIGFYLLGLLSPTPNTTGYVFGFPQDPTKAKSYAGFAQATYSATDALRFTAGIRYSHDDKSRVGNTVTCSTVACNLPTDTKSNNNAARSFSKTTWRVGLDFDASDTTLLYATVSTGYKAGGFNDGCNTAENASCNQNRTLGALYYEPETLTSYEAGIKTRIGDSVRLNLSGFHYDYKNLQVSQVATCTPGGGQCQVTTNAATAKVDGIEMEANIQASENDRFDMAVAWLDARYGTFAPSLIVSGATVVQNWEGYALDRSPRWTVNLGYTRTFDLGSVGSLQAQVRTRISTAYKLAGLANVQQLTQPGFSKTDANLTYNEPNEKWYVQAFVKNLENNVTVSSIAPGANGTVQLADPLTYGMRAGFKF, encoded by the coding sequence ATGGCGCTGATCGCCACGCCAGCTCTGGCCCAGAATGCGCAGGCTAATGCGCAGGCTGACGATCAGCCCGCCAGCGGAATTGCCGATATCGTGGTGACGGCCAACCGCACCGAATCACTGGCATCGAAAACCCCGATCGCGCTGACGGCAGTGTCGGGTGAAGCGCTGGTCAGCCAGGGCATCACCAACCCCACCGCGCTGGCCGAAACCGTGCCCAACCTTTCGATCGACCGCGCCAACGGGCTGCAGATCACCATTCGCGGCGTGACCAGCACCGACGGCACCGAAAAGGGCGATCCGTCGGCCGCATTCATGCTGGACGGCGTGTATATCGCGCGTCCGCAGGTGCAGGAAGTTTCGTTCTTCGACATCGGCCGTGTTGAAGTGCTGCGCGGGCCGCAGGGCACGCTGTATGGCCGCAACACCACGGCCGGCGTGGTCAACGTGCTGTCGGCCAAGCCCAAGCTGGGCGAATTTGGCGGGTCGCTGGACCTGACCTATGGCAATTACGACACGCTGCAGGCTACCGGCGTGCTGAACGTGCCGGTCAGCGAGACCATCGCGCTACGCGCTGCGGTCAACTATGACCGTCGTGACAGCTATCTGCGCGCTGGCACCGGTTTCACCACCAAGCTCAGCCCGTTCAAGGACAACCTTTCGTTCCGTGGGTCGGCGCTGTTCGATCTGGGCGGCGGTGAATTGGTGATCCGTGGCGATTATTCGAACATCGACGGGCAGAACATCAATTCCCTGCCGCTGACCAATGTCTATTCGAACGTCACCACCAACTTCGTCAACCCGACCTATATCGGCGGGGACAAGTCTTCGGGTGCGCTGCGCACGCTGAACGTACCGTCAAACTTCGACGCCGCCCGCAACAACAACACCTGGGGCGTGATGGCTGATTTCAGCTATGACCTTGGCCCGGTTTCGGTGAACTATCTGGGTTCGTACCGCGAATTTGAACGCCACGAAGACGGCATCAATATCCGCAGCCTTGGCGCGCGCGCCATCGCCACGCGGTTTGACGGCGGATACTGGCAGCAGAGCCACGAACTGCGCTTTTCCACCAACGGCGATGGTCCGCTGAAAGCGCAGGTTGGCGGTTATTATTTCCAGGAAAAGTCGGGCATCGGCTTCTACCTGCTCGGCCTGCTCAGCCCCACGCCGAACACCACCGGCTATGTCTTCGGCTTCCCGCAGGACCCGACCAAGGCAAAGTCCTATGCCGGGTTTGCGCAGGCGACCTATAGCGCCACCGATGCGCTGCGCTTTACTGCCGGTATCCGCTATTCGCATGATGACAAGTCGCGCGTGGGCAACACCGTGACCTGCTCTACCGTAGCCTGCAACCTGCCCACCGATACCAAGTCGAACAACAATGCGGCGCGTTCGTTCAGCAAGACGACGTGGCGCGTGGGTCTGGACTTTGACGCCAGCGACACGACGCTGCTTTATGCCACGGTTTCGACCGGGTATAAGGCGGGCGGCTTCAACGATGGCTGCAACACCGCCGAAAACGCATCCTGCAACCAGAACCGCACGCTGGGCGCGCTTTATTATGAACCGGAAACGCTGACGTCCTATGAAGCGGGCATCAAGACCCGGATCGGTGACAGCGTTCGCCTGAACCTTTCGGGCTTCCATTATGACTACAAGAACCTGCAGGTCAGCCAGGTGGCAACCTGCACGCCGGGCGGTGGCCAGTGCCAGGTGACCACCAATGCCGCGACCGCCAAGGTTGACGGCATTGAAATGGAAGCCAACATTCAGGCCAGCGAAAATGATCGCTTCGACATGGCGGTGGCATGGCTGGATGCGCGTTACGGCACGTTTGCGCCCAGCCTGATCGTTTCGGGCGCGACCGTGGTGCAGAACTGGGAAGGTTATGCGCTGGACCGTTCGCCGCGCTGGACGGTGAACCTTGGCTATACCCGCACGTTCGATCTGGGCAGCGTCGGTTCGTTGCAGGCACAGGTGCGCACGCGCATCAGCACTGCCTACAAGCTGGCGGGCCTTGCCAACGTACAGCAGCTGACCCAGCCGGGCTTTTCCAAGACCGACGCGAACCTGACCTACAACGAACCCAACGAAAAGTGGTACGTTCAGGCCTTTGTGAAGAACCTGGAAAACAACGTCACCGTATCGTCCATCGCGCCCGGCGCGAATGGCACGGTGCAGCTTGCCGACCCGCTGACTTATGGGATGCGCGCTGGCTTCAAGTTCTGA
- a CDS encoding dihydrolipoamide acetyltransferase family protein — protein sequence MANIRPFCMPKWGIEMTEGTIAEWMVNEGDAFTKGQVLCLIETAKITNEVEAEYDAVLKRLLTPASDEAHPVGALLGVFADADTTDAEVDAFIESFKPAETSVAAKGGGSSAPAPAAAPAAPAAAPVRTPTKIVTNRAISPEALKLAEAEGVDIEPIEGSGRNGRITYQDVVQALRPERSLSYKGGAQLVEDTPEVFASPLARRIAAQHGINLANVIGTGARGRISKADVLALVKPAAPAGAVSFGAPFELVANQPTVQPFDKVRKVVAKRLTEAKQTIPHFYLRVSAAVDELMALRKTANLVLGTKASINDYIVKAVAMALVKHPDVNVQVHGDSVHSYPHADVAIAVASPKGLVTPIVRQADRMHIAQIAATTRALIDKAQAGKLGYEDMDGGTFSVSNLGMFGIENFDAIINPPQGAILAVGGVNRVAVEAANGDIAFESRISFTLSVDHRAIDGALGAQFLQTLKGLLEAPEGLFA from the coding sequence ATGGCCAATATCCGCCCATTCTGTATGCCCAAATGGGGCATCGAAATGACCGAGGGCACCATCGCCGAATGGATGGTCAACGAAGGCGACGCCTTCACCAAGGGTCAGGTGCTGTGCCTTATCGAAACTGCCAAGATCACCAACGAGGTCGAAGCGGAATACGATGCGGTCTTGAAGCGCCTGCTGACGCCTGCCAGCGATGAAGCCCACCCGGTTGGCGCGCTGCTGGGCGTGTTTGCCGATGCCGACACCACTGATGCCGAAGTCGATGCCTTCATCGAAAGCTTCAAGCCTGCCGAAACTTCCGTGGCGGCCAAGGGCGGCGGCAGTTCGGCTCCGGCCCCGGCAGCAGCACCCGCTGCTCCGGCTGCGGCCCCTGTCCGCACGCCCACCAAGATCGTCACCAACCGCGCGATCAGCCCCGAAGCCTTGAAGCTGGCTGAAGCCGAAGGCGTCGATATCGAACCCATCGAAGGGTCGGGCCGCAACGGACGCATCACCTATCAGGACGTGGTGCAGGCACTGCGCCCCGAACGCAGCCTATCCTACAAGGGCGGCGCGCAACTGGTGGAAGACACGCCCGAAGTGTTCGCATCGCCGCTGGCCCGGCGCATCGCCGCGCAGCACGGCATCAACCTTGCCAATGTCATCGGCACCGGCGCGCGTGGGCGTATCTCGAAGGCTGATGTGCTGGCGCTGGTCAAACCTGCCGCTCCGGCGGGCGCAGTGTCGTTCGGTGCGCCGTTTGAACTGGTCGCCAACCAGCCCACGGTTCAGCCGTTCGACAAGGTGCGCAAGGTTGTGGCCAAGCGCCTGACCGAAGCCAAGCAGACCATCCCCCACTTCTACCTGCGCGTTTCGGCGGCGGTCGATGAACTGATGGCCCTGCGCAAGACTGCCAATCTGGTGCTGGGCACGAAAGCGTCGATCAACGATTACATCGTCAAGGCCGTGGCCATGGCGCTGGTCAAGCACCCGGATGTCAACGTGCAGGTCCATGGCGACAGCGTCCACAGCTATCCCCATGCCGACGTGGCGATTGCGGTGGCCAGCCCCAAGGGTCTTGTCACTCCCATCGTCCGGCAGGCCGACCGGATGCACATCGCCCAGATCGCCGCCACCACCCGCGCGCTGATCGACAAGGCACAGGCGGGCAAGCTGGGGTATGAGGATATGGACGGCGGCACCTTCTCCGTCTCCAACCTCGGCATGTTCGGGATCGAGAATTTCGACGCGATCATCAACCCGCCCCAAGGCGCGATCCTTGCCGTGGGAGGGGTAAACCGGGTTGCAGTGGAAGCCGCCAATGGCGACATCGCGTTCGAAAGCCGGATTTCCTTCACCCTGTCGGTCGATCACCGCGCCATCGACGGCGCATTGGGCGCGCAGTTCCTGCAAACGCTGAAAGGCCTGCTCGAAGCGCCGGAGGGCCTGTTCGCATGA
- a CDS encoding alpha/beta fold hydrolase has protein sequence MVEIKRGYADSRFGQVHYRIAAGGPENGEGQGTPILCLHQTPSSSADWLPVMGPLSKGRTVIAMDTPGYGMSDTPPAPVSIEDFAGVADRLMVDLADQGLIPGDTYHVMGFHTGSLIATELARSVPERVGRMVLFGLAAYPADQREAKLANLLKAFPAPDASLDHVEKLWAIIGTLSDPRISYEERHMNMAECLRLGARMPWGYISVYRYDFLAAMAEVAHDVLVMNPQDDLWEVTCATSHHFRNGRRMDIEGVKHGVLKLERDRVVDAVETFLGAT, from the coding sequence ATGGTGGAAATCAAGCGCGGCTATGCCGACAGCCGGTTCGGGCAGGTGCATTACCGGATTGCAGCGGGCGGGCCGGAGAACGGGGAAGGACAGGGCACACCCATCCTGTGCCTGCACCAGACGCCCAGCAGCAGCGCGGACTGGCTGCCGGTGATGGGGCCACTGTCCAAGGGTCGCACTGTCATTGCCATGGACACACCGGGCTATGGCATGTCGGACACGCCGCCAGCGCCCGTCAGCATCGAGGATTTCGCTGGCGTGGCCGACCGGCTGATGGTCGATCTGGCCGATCAAGGGTTGATCCCAGGCGACACCTATCATGTCATGGGCTTTCACACCGGATCGCTGATCGCCACCGAACTGGCCCGCAGCGTGCCCGAACGGGTGGGGCGCATGGTACTGTTCGGCCTTGCCGCTTACCCCGCTGACCAGCGTGAGGCAAAGCTGGCGAATCTGCTGAAAGCGTTCCCCGCACCCGATGCCAGTCTGGACCACGTCGAAAAGCTGTGGGCGATCATCGGCACGCTCTCGGACCCGCGCATTTCCTATGAAGAGCGGCACATGAACATGGCCGAATGCCTGCGGCTGGGCGCGCGGATGCCGTGGGGTTATATCTCGGTCTATCGCTATGACTTCCTTGCCGCGATGGCCGAAGTTGCGCATGATGTGCTGGTGATGAACCCGCAGGACGATCTGTGGGAGGTAACCTGTGCCACCTCGCACCATTTCCGCAACGGCAGGCGGATGGACATCGAAGGGGTGAAGCACGGCGTCCTGAAGCTGGAGCGCGACCGGGTTGTCGATGCGGTGGAAACCTTCCTTGGTGCAACCTGA
- a CDS encoding M24 family metallopeptidase — MTDLQPLMNRAVAQRVMAAHGVAALVLTDTTNIYQATGYWPQGVAMGQAGAAFAIVPASADAPVTLITSQFLHYLHDIEAPQPGGPLDILLYTAPDGLEGATPPIFLPHASGGRPDPMDHLTQGTTLEVLERNGTFPNAAAALKQAVAEISGTLASDAALVAGILADRTAFCPAQPLLRRIRMIKSPLEIGLMRHAARNNAQAARAAILSMHAGDTYQDMARAFFAETGRRGGVPLFLSTDSTTMRKRDGVIHDGRSFQIDAVSSYAGYHGDYGRTVFVGEPDPIIMRMVNAAACANEAIAAALRPGLMYSDVRRIGQEAVARAGYDIAIPCAAHSVGLFHTDEAYDGDSLHFKKADHLIEKDMVLSIDCPVLHLDAAGNVHLEDLWLITENGCEALNDRDEPFLRI; from the coding sequence ATGACCGATCTTCAGCCCCTGATGAACCGCGCCGTGGCGCAGCGGGTGATGGCGGCCCACGGCGTTGCCGCGCTGGTCCTGACCGACACGACAAACATCTATCAGGCCACCGGATACTGGCCGCAAGGCGTGGCGATGGGGCAGGCAGGCGCGGCTTTTGCCATCGTGCCCGCCAGCGCCGATGCCCCGGTCACGCTGATTACCAGCCAGTTCCTGCATTACCTGCACGATATCGAAGCCCCGCAGCCGGGCGGGCCGCTCGATATCCTGCTCTATACCGCGCCCGATGGGCTGGAGGGGGCCACCCCGCCCATCTTCCTGCCACACGCATCAGGAGGCCGCCCCGATCCGATGGATCATCTCACGCAAGGCACCACACTGGAAGTGCTGGAACGCAATGGCACCTTCCCCAATGCCGCTGCCGCGCTGAAACAGGCAGTGGCAGAGATCTCCGGCACACTGGCCAGCGATGCCGCGCTGGTGGCGGGCATTCTGGCCGACCGCACCGCATTCTGCCCGGCCCAGCCGCTGTTGCGCCGTATCCGCATGATAAAATCGCCGCTGGAAATCGGCCTGATGCGCCATGCCGCGCGCAACAATGCACAGGCGGCGCGCGCCGCAATCCTTTCGATGCACGCAGGCGACACCTATCAGGACATGGCACGTGCGTTCTTTGCCGAAACCGGACGGCGCGGCGGGGTGCCGCTGTTCCTGTCCACCGACAGCACCACCATGCGCAAGCGCGACGGCGTGATCCACGATGGCCGCAGCTTCCAGATCGATGCGGTCAGCAGCTATGCCGGATACCACGGCGATTATGGCCGCACCGTGTTTGTGGGTGAACCCGACCCGATCATCATGCGCATGGTAAATGCCGCCGCCTGCGCCAACGAAGCCATCGCCGCTGCCCTGCGCCCCGGCCTGATGTATTCGGACGTGCGTCGCATCGGGCAGGAAGCGGTAGCCCGCGCAGGCTATGACATCGCCATCCCCTGCGCGGCGCACAGCGTGGGCCTGTTCCACACGGACGAGGCGTATGACGGCGACAGCCTGCACTTCAAGAAGGCCGACCACCTGATCGAAAAGGACATGGTGCTCAGTATCGATTGCCCGGTGCTGCATCTTGATGCCGCCGGGAACGTGCATCTGGAAGACCTGTGGCTGATAACCGAAAACGGCTGCGAAGCGCTGAACGACCGGGACGAACCGTTCCTGCGGATTTGA